The DNA window AGTGGCAGTATTCAGCGGAGTAACCTGCTCGATCTGGTGCGGCAGATGCCGTCGTCCAACGTTATCAACTACGTATTTCGCAACAACGCCGGTCGGCCACCCACGGATACGGCCGGACAGGGAAGCCTGTTCAGCAACGTGAGCCGGGCCTGGGGGTTCGACACACCCTCGAATAGTAACGGAGCCGCCTACGCCGACCTCGACAACGACGGCGATCTGGATCTGGTCGTCAATAACATCAATCAGGAAGCGTTTGTCTACCGCAACGACGCTGAAAAACTACTGAAACACAACACGCTGTCGGTCAGACTGGACGGGACCGGGGCGAACCGCTACGGTGTGGGCGCTGCGGTTACGCTCTACAGCCGGGGTACGGTACAGCGGCAGGAGCAGCTCCTGTGCCGCGGCTTTCAGTCGAGCGTATCACCGGTGCTGCACTTCGGGCTGGGAGCGTCGAAAACAATCGATTCGCTACGGGTCGACTGGCCGGGCGGACAGGCGCAGTGGCTGCGTAACGTAGCCGCCAACCAAACGCTCACATTGCACGAAAAAGACGCGCAGGCTGGGGTGAAGCAACCCGTCGGTATTCAAGGTTCTATTTTTCAGCCGGCAACGTCGCCGGTCAGCGGTACGGCGTCGGAAAACGATGTCAACGATTTCAAGCGGCAACCGCTGCTCACCAACTCGCTGTCGTACAGTGGGCCGTGCTTGGTTAAGGGCGACGTCAACGGCGACGGCCTCGAGGATTTATTCATCGGTGGCGCGTCGGGTTATGCCGGGCGGGTACTGGTGCAGCGGGCAGAGCGGTTCACCGATACGCGTCAGCCCGCGCTCATTGCCGATTATTTGCAGGAAGACACCGACGCAGCTTTCGTGGACGTTGACCGCGATGGTGATCTGGATTTGTACGTGTGTAGTGGGGGGTACGATAATTTTCTGCCCAACGACGCACTCTTGCAGGATCGCCTGTATCTCAACGACGGCCGGGGTCAGTTCGCCCGGCAACCCGACGCCCTACCGCGCCTGTACACCAGCAAAAGCTGCGTGCGCGTGGCCGACATTAACGCCGATGGTCATCCCGACTTGTTCGTGGGCGGGCGGGTCGTACCGGCGCGGTATCCCGAAACACCCGACAGCTACGTGCTGCTCAATGATGGGCACGGCCATTTCTCCGACGCAACCAGCCGCGTAGCCCCCGCACTCAAAAAATTGGGTATGGTAACCGATGCCGCCTGGGCGGACATGAACGCCGATGGTCGGCCGGACCTGATTACGGCGGGGGAATGGCTACCGGTGCAGGTCTGGATCAATCAGAACGGCCGACTGGTCGACAAAACAACCGACTACCTGCCCCGGCTGTCGGGCTGGTGGAACAAACTATTCGTCGCGGATCTGAACGGCGACGGTCGGCCCGACATCGTTGCGGGCAACATGGGCATGAACACGCAGTGCCGGGCGTCGGTTGGTCGACCCGCCGAACTGATCTACAAAGACTTTGACGACAACGGCACCGTCGACCCCATCCTGATGATGCCCATTCAGGGACGTATGTACCCGTTCGTGTCGCGTGACGAACTGCTCGATCAGATGACCACTATGCGCCCTCGCTTCACCGACTACAAAAGCTACGCCGACGCCAGCCTGACCGACGTGCTGACGGCTGACGAGCGAACCGGCGCGACGACCCTCCGGGCCGACCGGCTGCAAACAACCGTGTTCGTCAGCGGCCCCGCCGGGAAGAAATACCGGCTGGCCCGGCTTCCTGCCGAAGCACAATACACGCCCATCTTCGCCATCACCACCACCGACTATGACGGCGACAGTCACCCTGATTTGCTGCTGGGCGGCAACATAAACCACAGCCGGATTCGGTTCGGCAACAACGACGCGGGGCTGGGGCTGTTGCTGCGAAACGATGGGACCGGTACGTTTACGGCGGTCAGTCAGGCTCGGTCGGGACTGGCGGTTCGAGGGGATATCCGCAGCTTTACCTGGCTGAACGGGCTGTTACTGGCCGGGGTCAATAACCAGCCGTTTCTGGCATTTAAACGGAGGGAAAACTGATGCGTCTGCTGCTAATCATAGTCCTGGGATGCCTGCTGCTGGGGCCTGCCGACCGACGGAGTCATCGTCCTATCAGCCTGGAGCCGATCAAGTAAGCCGGGTAGTCGACGCGATGAACGACGTGATGATGCACGACGTCACCAATCCCCCGCTGGCCGCGCGGTTCTTTGCCTACGCCACGCTGGCTGGTTACGAAACGCTCAGTCACTCCGATTCGACGCTGCGCCCGCTGTTGCGCCGACTCAATCAGTACCCCAGTATTCCGACACCCACCGTAACAAACTATAACCCTCAACTGGCTGCGTTGCTGGCGATGCTCGAAACGGCGGGGCGCCTGCAACCGTCCGGCCGGAACCTGGATAGCTGCCGTACGAGCCTGCTGGACGATAGCCGGAAAAAGGGTATGCCCGATGATATACTGACCGGGTCACAGAAAGTTGCCAAAACCATCGCCGACGCGGTGGTGCGCTACGCCCGGCAGGACGGCTACAACCGCCTAAGCGACTACCCGCGTTATACCCCAACCAAAGGCGAGGGCTACTGGTACCCGACCCCGCCCGCGTTTCTGTCGGCCGTAGAGCCTCATTTCGGCCAAATTCGCCCGTTTCTGATCGATTCAGCAGGTACGTACACGCCCCGGCCACCTACCGTTTTTTCGACCAACAAACAAAGCGCCTTTTACCGGCAAATGGCCGATGTGTGCCGGGCTGGGCAAACGCTGACGTCCGACCAAAAAGCCAGCGCCCAGTTCTGGGATTGCAACCCCTTCGCCGTGCAGGACGCGGGGCATCTTCAAATTGGCTTGAAAAAGATGTCGCCGGGGGCGCATTGGATGGCTATTGCCGGAGCCGCCTGTCGGCGGCAACGCGCGTCGTTCAGCCGGACGCTACAGGTACATACAGTACTGGCCATGACGCTGATGGACGCCTTTATCTGCTGCTGGGCCGAGAAGTACCGCAGCAACCGCATCCGCCCAGAAACCGTCATCCGCCAATACATCGACCCCGACTGGAAGCCGCTGTTGCAAACACCTCCGTTTCCAGAATACGTGAGCGGCCATTCGGTGATTTCGGGCGCGTCGGCGGAGGTACTGACCCACTTTTTCGGTGACAACCTGGCGTACACCGACTCCACCGAAATTGGTTTTGGACTGGCTCCCCGGCGGTTTACCTCGTTCCGGCAGGCCGCGCAGGAAGCTGGCCTATCGCGGTTCTACGGCGGCATTCATTTCAATGATTCAGTTACAGAAGGATTGAACGAGGGGCAGCGAATAGGAGAATACGTCGTGGCAACGCGGCTAGTCAAGTAATACGTGTGCCGCAATGTGGGCGTTTCCAGACAGGGCAGGGATCAATTATCCGCATGTTGCGTCCAATTCATAAACCGTACTTAGCACAAAAGCATAAGCACCAATTGATTTTTTGCGATCATGATGAAAAAAGTAATAGCTGTTCTGGGTCTATTAACCTGGCTCAGTTTTTCCGCGCAAAGCCAGTCTTTTTTTGTACTCAATCCTGAACGCTATAAGCCTTACATTGATCAGTTTAATGCTGACGATAACGAATTGTATAAACAATACATTCCTAATGATTCAGCCTGGCAATTCATTCAATCGAACGTGCCGCTGCTGGACTGCCCGGACAAGAATTTGGAATTAACGTATTATTTCCGTTGGTGGACCTATCGCAAACAAATAAAGGCGACGCCTGATGGTTTTATCGTTACCGAGTTTTTGCCCTCTGTATATTGGGCGGGTAAGCATAATTCGATCAGTTGTGCAGCCGCTCATCATTTTTATGAAGGTCGTTGGCTAAAGGATACCAAATACTTAAATGATTATGCAAATTTCTGGCTAAGAAAGGGAGGGGATTTACGAAGTTATAGCTTTTGGATTTCGGATGCATTGTGGTCATTTCATCAGGTTAAACCTAATTCAGCCTTATTAACCGATCTGCTACCCGATTTAATCAAGAATTATCAGGGATGGGAAACGGGGCGAATGTATCAAGATAAATATTTTATTGGTAAAAATCCCGATGGACTTTTTAGTACAATTGATGATCGGGACGGAATGGAAATGTCCATTGGCCAACATGGTAAGCGCCCAACCATTAATTCATATATGTATGGTGATGCCAAAGCTATTGCCCGTGTTGCACGCCTGAAAGGAGACAAACAAAGTGAGAAGCTGTTTTTGTCGAAAGCTGATACGCTACAAAAATTGGTGCTAATGAAGCTGTGGGATAATCAATCTAACTTCTTCAAAACCATGCCCTATAACCAGTCGAAACTGGTTGATGTTCGGGAGATTTTGGGGTACACACCCTGGTATTTTAAACTACCTACTCAGGGGAAGGGATACGAAAAAGCCTGGCGACTGCTACTCTCGGACCAGGGATTTAAGGCTCCTTATGGATTAACCACCGCCGAACAAAGTCATCCGAAATTTGAATT is part of the Spirosoma rhododendri genome and encodes:
- a CDS encoding MGH1-like glycoside hydrolase domain-containing protein → MMKKVIAVLGLLTWLSFSAQSQSFFVLNPERYKPYIDQFNADDNELYKQYIPNDSAWQFIQSNVPLLDCPDKNLELTYYFRWWTYRKQIKATPDGFIVTEFLPSVYWAGKHNSISCAAAHHFYEGRWLKDTKYLNDYANFWLRKGGDLRSYSFWISDALWSFHQVKPNSALLTDLLPDLIKNYQGWETGRMYQDKYFIGKNPDGLFSTIDDRDGMEMSIGQHGKRPTINSYMYGDAKAIARVARLKGDKQSEKLFLSKADTLQKLVLMKLWDNQSNFFKTMPYNQSKLVDVREILGYTPWYFKLPTQGKGYEKAWRLLLSDQGFKAPYGLTTAEQSHPKFELTYEGHECKWNGPSWPFSTAVTLTAMANVLNEYEQTIIEPRDYFDQLVIYSNAHRRVSENGRLLPWIDEVVNPYTGDWISRTMLESMGWRADKGGVERGKDYNHSTFCDLVISGLIGIRPQDTNSIVVNPLVPADGWDWFCLDNITYHGKTLTVLFDRFGTKYNKGRGLLCFSNGKLLAKAESIQKLTVSLE
- a CDS encoding VCBS repeat-containing protein, which gives rise to MHRLSVDETGIAFRNELPENEDTNPLVYEYTYNGGGVAAGDLNGDGLDDLYFTANQGPNRLYLNRTAKGPNPAIRFDDITEAAGVADAENWKTGVTMADVNGDGRLDLYVCHSGNLAPEKRQNRLFINQGNDKQGIPQFRDEATQFGLADSAFSTQAAFFDFDHDHDLDMLLINHSPRRFENLDETGIERIMNTPDGLTGIKLYRNDTNKFTEVAQEVGLRNARLSYGLGVSVADVNNDGWPDIYLSNDYLAPDYLYINQSGHFTDQTDAALGHTSQFSMGNDIADVNNDGWSDIFTMDMLPEDNHRQKLLFANDNYELFALRERTGLHRQYMRNMLHLNQGATGGKTPVFVEIGQQAGTSNTDWSWAPLAADLDNDGWKDLVITNGYVHDYTNMDFLKYMGDFVKANSGSIQRSNLLDLVRQMPSSNVINYVFRNNAGRPPTDTAGQGSLFSNVSRAWGFDTPSNSNGAAYADLDNDGDLDLVVNNINQEAFVYRNDAEKLLKHNTLSVRLDGTGANRYGVGAAVTLYSRGTVQRQEQLLCRGFQSSVSPVLHFGLGASKTIDSLRVDWPGGQAQWLRNVAANQTLTLHEKDAQAGVKQPVGIQGSIFQPATSPVSGTASENDVNDFKRQPLLTNSLSYSGPCLVKGDVNGDGLEDLFIGGASGYAGRVLVQRAERFTDTRQPALIADYLQEDTDAAFVDVDRDGDLDLYVCSGGYDNFLPNDALLQDRLYLNDGRGQFARQPDALPRLYTSKSCVRVADINADGHPDLFVGGRVVPARYPETPDSYVLLNDGHGHFSDATSRVAPALKKLGMVTDAAWADMNADGRPDLITAGEWLPVQVWINQNGRLVDKTTDYLPRLSGWWNKLFVADLNGDGRPDIVAGNMGMNTQCRASVGRPAELIYKDFDDNGTVDPILMMPIQGRMYPFVSRDELLDQMTTMRPRFTDYKSYADASLTDVLTADERTGATTLRADRLQTTVFVSGPAGKKYRLARLPAEAQYTPIFAITTTDYDGDSHPDLLLGGNINHSRIRFGNNDAGLGLLLRNDGTGTFTAVSQARSGLAVRGDIRSFTWLNGLLLAGVNNQPFLAFKRREN
- a CDS encoding vanadium-dependent haloperoxidase, whose amino-acid sequence is MPAAGACRPTESSSYQPGADQVSRVVDAMNDVMMHDVTNPPLAARFFAYATLAGYETLSHSDSTLRPLLRRLNQYPSIPTPTVTNYNPQLAALLAMLETAGRLQPSGRNLDSCRTSLLDDSRKKGMPDDILTGSQKVAKTIADAVVRYARQDGYNRLSDYPRYTPTKGEGYWYPTPPAFLSAVEPHFGQIRPFLIDSAGTYTPRPPTVFSTNKQSAFYRQMADVCRAGQTLTSDQKASAQFWDCNPFAVQDAGHLQIGLKKMSPGAHWMAIAGAACRRQRASFSRTLQVHTVLAMTLMDAFICCWAEKYRSNRIRPETVIRQYIDPDWKPLLQTPPFPEYVSGHSVISGASAEVLTHFFGDNLAYTDSTEIGFGLAPRRFTSFRQAAQEAGLSRFYGGIHFNDSVTEGLNEGQRIGEYVVATRLVK